A section of the Hippea sp. KM1 genome encodes:
- a CDS encoding flagellar brake protein: MRREPIKVGDINKVVPIGQKIVVYLEEGNFEGTYSSYIYDIDDSGIYIAMPTNEKGIKAVARINDKIEISFVDRRGYRIGFTSRLIDIIKEGNRVIYKIDKPQMLVKIELRENFRVPVLLEAKFYLFKKGKIVQAEGTILDISAGGVKLSTEVELEVRDRVLLEFSLGEYKLEEVEAEVVRKAITGEKGINHYGLRFTDLSKDQEDKIIKFCISKQVEMARKMKGLE, from the coding sequence TTGAGAAGGGAGCCCATAAAGGTAGGAGATATAAATAAAGTTGTCCCTATAGGTCAGAAGATCGTTGTCTATCTTGAGGAAGGCAACTTTGAGGGCACATACTCAAGCTATATATACGACATAGACGACAGCGGTATATACATAGCCATGCCCACAAACGAAAAGGGCATTAAGGCCGTTGCCAGGATAAACGACAAGATAGAGATAAGCTTTGTCGATAGAAGGGGCTATAGGATCGGCTTTACATCCCGCCTGATCGATATAATAAAAGAGGGTAATAGGGTTATATACAAGATCGACAAGCCCCAGATGCTGGTTAAGATCGAATTGAGGGAGAATTTCAGGGTTCCTGTCCTTTTGGAGGCTAAATTTTACCTGTTTAAGAAGGGTAAGATAGTCCAGGCCGAGGGCACCATCCTGGATATAAGCGCAGGCGGTGTAAAGCTCTCCACCGAGGTGGAGTTGGAGGTCAGGGATAGGGTGCTTTTGGAATTCAGCCTGGGTGAGTATAAATTGGAAGAGGTCGAGGCTGAGGTTGTAAGGAAGGCTATAACCGGTGAGAAGGGCATAAACCATTACGGTTTAAGGTTTACCGATTTAAGCAAGGATCAGGAGGATAAGATCATAAAGTTCTGCATATCCAAGCAGGTTGAGATGGCAAGAAAGATGAAGGGGCTTGAATAA